The proteins below come from a single Serratia fonticola genomic window:
- the fucO gene encoding lactaldehyde reductase: protein MSFMLALPKISLHGCGAIEDMVKLLAQKQWGKALIVTDGQLVELGLLEGLFNAMQQHALPYAMFNEVFPNPTEELVQQGWQAFKQQQCDYLIAFGGGSPIDTAKAIKILTGNPAPSTAYSGVGKVKHPGVALVAINTTAGTAAEMTSNAVIIDSLRHVKEVIIDTNIIPDIAVDDPQVMLDIPASVTAATGMDALTHAVEAYVSVGAHPLTDHSALEAIRLISTWLPAAVDDGKNLQAREMMAYGQYLAGMAFNSAGLGLVHALAHQPGATHNLPHGVCNAILLPVIEEFNRPNAVARFARIAQAMGADTQGMNEEQASHQAITAIRALSLRVGIPAGFSALGIKEADIEGWLDKALADPCAPCNPRTADREQVRALYLAAL from the coding sequence ATGAGTTTCATGCTGGCATTACCGAAAATCAGTTTGCACGGCTGCGGCGCCATTGAAGATATGGTCAAGCTGCTGGCGCAGAAGCAATGGGGTAAGGCGCTGATCGTCACCGACGGTCAACTGGTTGAGCTCGGCCTGCTGGAAGGCCTATTTAACGCCATGCAGCAGCATGCGCTGCCTTATGCCATGTTCAATGAAGTCTTTCCCAACCCCACTGAAGAACTGGTGCAACAGGGCTGGCAAGCGTTCAAACAGCAGCAGTGCGACTATCTGATTGCCTTCGGTGGCGGCAGCCCAATCGATACCGCCAAGGCGATCAAAATCCTGACCGGCAACCCTGCCCCCTCTACCGCCTATTCTGGCGTTGGCAAAGTCAAACATCCAGGCGTCGCCTTGGTGGCCATCAATACCACTGCGGGCACCGCAGCCGAGATGACCAGCAACGCGGTGATCATCGACAGCCTGCGCCACGTCAAAGAAGTGATCATCGACACCAACATCATCCCTGACATCGCCGTGGACGACCCGCAGGTGATGTTGGATATTCCCGCTAGCGTCACCGCCGCCACCGGTATGGACGCACTGACCCACGCGGTGGAAGCCTATGTTTCCGTAGGCGCTCACCCGCTGACCGATCACTCGGCGCTGGAAGCCATCCGCCTGATTAGCACCTGGCTACCTGCCGCTGTAGATGACGGCAAAAACCTGCAGGCACGGGAAATGATGGCCTATGGGCAATACCTGGCAGGGATGGCGTTCAACAGCGCCGGGCTTGGCTTGGTGCACGCATTGGCTCACCAGCCGGGTGCAACCCACAATCTGCCGCACGGCGTCTGCAATGCCATCCTGCTGCCGGTAATCGAAGAGTTTAACCGCCCGAATGCCGTGGCTCGCTTTGCCCGTATTGCGCAGGCAATGGGGGCGGACACGCAAGGCATGAACGAAGAACAGGCTAGCCATCAGGCAATTACCGCCATTCGCGCGCTTTCGTTGCGCGTGGGTATTCCGGCAGGTTTCTCGGCCCTGGGTATCAAGGAAGCCGATATCGAAGGCTGGTTGGATAAAGCGCTGGCTGACCCATGTGCCCCTTGCAACCCACGCACGGCAGATCGCGAACAGGTTCGTGCGCTGTATTTAGCCGCGCTGTGA
- the rhaM gene encoding L-rhamnose mutarotase — protein MIRKAFVMQVNPDAHAEYQQRHNPIWPELEQVLKEHGAHHYSIFLDEARNLLFGYVEIESEERWDAVANTAVCQRWWQHMGDVMPSNPDHSPVSSPLREVFYLE, from the coding sequence ATGATCCGTAAAGCTTTTGTGATGCAGGTAAACCCGGATGCGCACGCCGAATACCAGCAGCGCCACAACCCGATCTGGCCAGAGCTGGAACAGGTGCTGAAGGAGCACGGTGCACACCACTATTCCATCTTCCTGGACGAAGCACGCAACCTGCTGTTTGGCTATGTGGAGATTGAATCTGAAGAACGTTGGGATGCAGTGGCCAACACCGCCGTCTGCCAGCGCTGGTGGCAGCATATGGGCGATGTGATGCCGAGCAATCCCGATCATAGCCCGGTCAGCTCACCGCTGCGTGAAGTGTTTTATCTAGAATAA
- a CDS encoding GNAT family N-acetyltransferase yields MLMTKNGVTIRDIIASDRADWEHLWQQYLHFYRADVSAEITEKTFIRLCQKQDLVGLVAVNDQGQILGFMHLVYHASTWSDKNYCYIEDLFVDKSARGQNVAESLFNEAYQQAEVRESSRVYWMTQEFNSSARSLYDKIGQRTSFIIYSKK; encoded by the coding sequence ATGTTGATGACTAAAAATGGCGTTACCATCAGGGACATAATCGCTTCAGATAGAGCGGATTGGGAACATCTGTGGCAGCAGTATCTGCACTTTTATCGTGCCGATGTCAGTGCCGAAATCACCGAAAAAACCTTTATCCGCCTGTGCCAAAAACAGGATTTGGTCGGCCTGGTCGCCGTTAACGATCAGGGTCAGATCCTCGGCTTTATGCATTTGGTTTATCACGCCTCGACCTGGAGTGATAAAAACTATTGTTATATTGAGGATCTGTTCGTTGATAAAAGCGCGCGGGGACAAAACGTGGCGGAGAGCTTATTTAATGAAGCTTATCAACAGGCGGAAGTGAGAGAGTCAAGCCGCGTTTACTGGATGACCCAGGAGTTCAATTCCTCAGCCCGTTCGCTGTACGATAAAATCGGCCAAAGAACCTCGTTTATTATTTATAGTAAAAAATAG
- a CDS encoding PLP-dependent aminotransferase family protein, which produces MNRLTEKQLQTLLLQKNLAKQTVPEVSLTTALAAAFKTMIQQGDFITGQRLPASRALAASLQLSRGTIENCYTALETEGYVCREVGRGSFVAQRQQPLLGLTSEHSAAPSGGQLTLSRRSSQHARPEPGNLLQQRAFSPGMPETRNFPIHTWLRLYQQTVKEEGLSISAGSNLQGNIHLREAICDFLLAERGVKAQADRILIVSSTQQSLSLCAQVLADADDSVFIENPGYTGAIKAFRAAQLTPIPITVDEQGICTDEIIRSQVNGKFVYVTPSNQYPTGRALSLARRLALIEAAKARDMWIIEDDYDSEFHYQGIATACLQGLDPHQRTIYMGTFSKTLFPDLHVAYMVLPEALVKPMTTARANTDSQVSGIAQRTLAKFIMQGHYREHVLMMKKIYSSRAALFINEINKHCGLKVKVIVPNCGLQILCLVESKQLEQAVAHHASEYNLTLRSVSEFCTADIPLSGWLLGFAALDPIEIAYNVEQFSQLLTRCLNEMDN; this is translated from the coding sequence TTGAACCGCCTGACCGAAAAGCAGCTCCAGACTCTCTTGCTGCAAAAAAACCTCGCCAAGCAAACAGTCCCCGAAGTTTCATTAACTACGGCTCTGGCCGCTGCTTTCAAGACGATGATCCAGCAGGGCGACTTCATCACCGGCCAACGTTTACCGGCCAGCCGTGCGTTGGCAGCCTCATTGCAGTTATCCCGAGGGACCATCGAGAACTGTTATACGGCGCTGGAAACCGAGGGATACGTCTGCAGAGAGGTGGGGCGGGGAAGCTTTGTCGCGCAAAGACAGCAACCTTTGCTGGGCCTGACTAGCGAGCACTCAGCGGCACCCTCTGGCGGCCAGCTCACATTGAGCCGGAGATCGTCACAGCATGCCAGGCCTGAACCAGGCAACCTGCTCCAGCAGCGGGCATTTAGCCCGGGCATGCCTGAAACCCGTAATTTCCCGATCCATACTTGGCTCAGGCTATATCAGCAAACCGTCAAAGAAGAGGGGCTGTCTATCTCGGCTGGCAGCAACTTGCAGGGTAATATTCACCTGCGGGAGGCGATTTGCGATTTCCTGCTGGCCGAGCGGGGCGTGAAGGCGCAGGCCGATCGAATTCTGATTGTGAGCAGTACGCAGCAGTCGCTGTCTTTATGTGCGCAGGTCCTGGCGGATGCTGACGATAGCGTCTTTATCGAAAATCCGGGGTATACCGGTGCGATTAAGGCCTTTCGGGCGGCCCAGCTAACGCCTATCCCGATTACCGTGGATGAGCAGGGGATCTGTACCGACGAAATCATTCGCTCTCAGGTTAACGGCAAATTTGTCTATGTCACCCCTTCCAACCAATATCCGACCGGTCGAGCACTTTCGCTGGCCAGGCGGTTGGCATTAATTGAGGCGGCTAAAGCTCGGGATATGTGGATCATCGAAGATGACTACGACAGTGAGTTCCACTACCAAGGCATTGCGACGGCCTGTTTGCAGGGGTTAGACCCCCATCAGCGCACCATTTATATGGGCACCTTCAGTAAAACCCTGTTCCCGGATCTGCATGTGGCTTATATGGTGCTGCCAGAGGCGCTGGTAAAACCCATGACCACCGCACGAGCGAATACGGACAGCCAGGTTTCGGGGATCGCTCAGCGCACGCTGGCAAAATTCATTATGCAGGGACATTATCGCGAACATGTCCTGATGATGAAGAAAATATATTCATCCCGTGCGGCGCTGTTTATTAACGAGATCAACAAGCACTGCGGCTTAAAGGTGAAGGTTATAGTGCCTAACTGCGGTTTGCAAATACTCTGCCTGGTGGAAAGTAAACAGCTTGAGCAAGCTGTTGCCCATCATGCTTCTGAGTATAATTTAACGCTGAGAAGCGTTTCCGAGTTTTGTACTGCAGATATTCCCTTATCTGGCTGGTTGCTGGGCTTCGCGGCTCTGGACCCTATTGAGATAGCCTATAACGTCGAGCAGTTTTCCCAGTTGCTAACGCGCTGTTTAAACGAGATGGATAATTAG
- a CDS encoding helix-turn-helix domain-containing protein, with amino-acid sequence MTKYKTHSQVQAEMMENSEFKAAIEDEMRKERLQATLAEWRNIAGLTSAQVAKAMGVNASTVSRMENNVTKSSVETIARYAKACGIDHVTISF; translated from the coding sequence ATGACAAAGTATAAAACACATTCGCAAGTTCAGGCTGAGATGATGGAAAACAGCGAGTTTAAGGCTGCGATTGAGGATGAAATGCGCAAAGAGCGTTTGCAGGCAACCTTGGCAGAGTGGCGAAATATCGCAGGACTTACTAGTGCACAAGTCGCAAAGGCAATGGGTGTGAATGCTTCAACAGTCAGCAGAATGGAAAACAACGTAACGAAATCGAGCGTTGAAACCATTGCTCGCTATGCAAAAGCTTGCGGTATTGATCATGTGACGATTTCCTTCTGA
- a CDS encoding type II toxin-antitoxin system RelE/ParE family toxin, with amino-acid sequence MFTVIYHYEAEKELKALPPTVAAKLSRIISKLESDPRQLREPDTKPLGNGLYEIRSMGKDIARGMWVYQKGERIFMLRIFIKKTPKTPRNEIDLAMQRLEEMINDKV; translated from the coding sequence ATGTTTACAGTAATCTATCACTACGAAGCGGAAAAGGAATTGAAGGCGTTGCCCCCGACCGTTGCGGCAAAACTGTCCCGGATTATCAGCAAGCTTGAAAGTGATCCCCGACAACTGAGAGAACCAGATACAAAGCCCCTAGGTAATGGACTCTATGAGATCCGTTCCATGGGCAAAGATATCGCACGTGGCATGTGGGTTTATCAGAAGGGTGAGAGGATCTTTATGCTCAGAATTTTTATTAAAAAGACGCCAAAAACACCAAGAAATGAGATAGATCTGGCCATGCAGCGACTGGAGGAAATGATCAATGACAAAGTATAA
- the cysE gene encoding serine O-acetyltransferase, which produces MSSEELEQVWSSIKSEARALADCEPMLASFFHATLLKHENLGSALSYILANKLANPIMPAIAVREVVEDAYRSDAQMIVSAARDILAVRLRDPAVDKYSTPLLYLKGFHALQAYRIGHWLWMQGRQALAIYLQNQISVAFGVDIHPAATIGCGIMLDHATGIVIGETAVVENNVSILQSVTLGGTGKTSGDRHPKIREGVMIGAGAKILGNIEVGKGAKIGAGSVVLQPVPPHTTAAGVPARIVGRPESDTPSMDMNQYFNGANHGFEYGDGI; this is translated from the coding sequence ATGTCGTCAGAAGAGTTAGAACAGGTCTGGAGCAGCATTAAATCAGAGGCGAGAGCACTGGCAGATTGTGAACCGATGCTGGCTAGCTTTTTCCACGCGACCTTGCTCAAGCATGAAAATCTGGGCAGTGCGCTCAGCTATATTCTGGCGAACAAACTGGCTAATCCGATCATGCCGGCGATTGCCGTGCGTGAGGTGGTGGAAGATGCCTATCGTTCCGACGCTCAAATGATCGTCTCAGCGGCCCGCGATATTCTGGCGGTGCGGCTGCGCGACCCCGCAGTAGATAAATATTCAACGCCGCTGCTGTACCTGAAAGGTTTCCATGCCTTGCAGGCGTACCGCATCGGCCATTGGTTGTGGATGCAGGGCCGCCAGGCATTGGCGATCTACCTGCAGAATCAAATCTCGGTCGCCTTTGGGGTGGATATTCACCCGGCGGCCACCATCGGCTGTGGCATCATGCTCGACCACGCCACCGGCATTGTGATCGGTGAAACCGCCGTGGTAGAGAATAACGTCTCTATCCTGCAGTCGGTAACCCTGGGCGGGACAGGTAAAACCAGCGGCGATCGCCACCCTAAAATTCGCGAAGGCGTGATGATTGGCGCGGGGGCTAAAATCCTCGGTAATATCGAAGTGGGAAAAGGGGCCAAGATCGGTGCCGGTTCCGTGGTGCTGCAACCCGTGCCACCACATACCACCGCCGCAGGCGTGCCCGCGCGTATTGTTGGCCGCCCGGAAAGCGATACGCCATCGATGGATATGAACCAGTACTTCAACGGTGCCAATCACGGGTTTGAGTATGGCGACGGTATCTGA
- the gpsA gene encoding NAD(P)H-dependent glycerol-3-phosphate dehydrogenase, whose translation MNTVNASMTVIGAGSYGTALAITLARNGHPVVLWGHNPEQIQIMQRDRCNQAFLPGVPFPDTLLLETDLARALAASRDVLVVVPSHVFGDVLRQLKPHLRPDARIVWATKGLEAETGRLLQDVAREALGDTIPLAVVSGPTFAKELAAGLPTAIALAATDEQFAEDLQQLLHCGKSFRVYSNPDFIGVQLGGAVKNVIAIGAGMSDGIGFGANARTALITRGLAEMSRLGSALGADPSTFMGMAGLGDLVLTCTDNQSRNRRFGIMLGQGKGVQEAQDSIGQVVEGYRNTKEVLALAQRFGVEMPITEQIYQVLYCDKNAREAALTLLGRTKKDEKHSA comes from the coding sequence ATGAATACCGTCAATGCTTCAATGACTGTAATCGGTGCCGGCTCGTACGGCACCGCTTTAGCCATTACGCTGGCGCGTAACGGCCACCCGGTAGTGCTGTGGGGGCATAACCCCGAGCAGATCCAGATTATGCAGCGCGATCGCTGCAATCAGGCATTCCTTCCCGGCGTCCCTTTCCCCGATACCCTGTTGCTCGAAACCGATCTTGCTCGTGCATTAGCGGCCAGCCGTGATGTGCTGGTGGTGGTGCCTAGCCACGTGTTTGGTGACGTATTGCGTCAGCTAAAACCTCATCTGCGCCCGGATGCCCGCATCGTATGGGCGACCAAAGGTCTGGAAGCGGAAACGGGGCGGCTGTTGCAAGACGTGGCTCGTGAAGCACTGGGGGATACCATCCCACTGGCGGTCGTTTCTGGGCCAACGTTTGCCAAAGAGCTGGCGGCCGGGTTGCCAACGGCGATCGCCCTCGCCGCCACCGACGAGCAGTTTGCCGAAGATTTACAGCAGCTGCTGCACTGTGGCAAAAGCTTCCGCGTCTACAGCAACCCGGATTTCATCGGGGTACAGCTGGGTGGGGCGGTGAAAAACGTGATTGCCATCGGTGCCGGTATGTCTGACGGTATTGGTTTTGGTGCCAACGCGCGTACCGCATTGATCACTCGTGGCCTGGCGGAAATGAGCCGTCTCGGCTCGGCATTGGGTGCCGATCCTTCCACCTTTATGGGCATGGCTGGGTTGGGCGATCTGGTGTTGACCTGTACGGATAATCAATCGCGTAACCGTCGTTTCGGTATTATGCTGGGGCAAGGCAAGGGCGTGCAGGAAGCGCAGGATAGCATCGGCCAGGTGGTTGAAGGCTATCGCAATACCAAAGAGGTATTGGCGCTGGCGCAGCGCTTTGGCGTGGAAATGCCGATCACCGAACAGATCTATCAGGTGCTGTACTGTGATAAAAATGCCCGCGAGGCAGCGTTGACTCTGCTTGGGCGCACCAAGAAAGACGAAAAGCACAGTGCTTGA
- the secB gene encoding protein-export chaperone SecB, producing MSEQNSTEMAFQIQRIYTKDISFEAPNAPQVFQQEWQPEVKLDLDTASSHLADDVYEVVLRVTVTASLGEETAFLCEVQQAGIFSISGIEGTQLAHCLGAYCPNILFPYARECITSLVSRGTFPQLNLAPVNFDALFMSYLQQQAEGESAEPHQDA from the coding sequence ATGTCAGAACAAAACAGCACAGAGATGGCTTTCCAGATCCAACGCATTTACACCAAGGATATCTCATTCGAAGCGCCAAACGCTCCGCAGGTATTCCAGCAAGAATGGCAGCCAGAAGTTAAGCTCGATCTGGATACGGCTTCCAGCCACCTGGCAGACGACGTCTACGAAGTGGTACTGCGCGTTACCGTTACCGCCTCTCTGGGTGAAGAAACCGCATTCTTGTGTGAAGTTCAGCAGGCAGGTATCTTCTCCATCTCCGGTATCGAAGGCACGCAACTGGCACATTGCCTGGGTGCATACTGCCCGAACATTCTGTTCCCGTATGCGCGTGAGTGCATCACCAGCCTGGTTTCTCGCGGTACCTTCCCGCAGTTGAACCTGGCACCGGTAAACTTTGACGCGCTGTTCATGAGCTATTTGCAGCAGCAGGCGGAAGGCGAAAGCGCTGAACCTCATCAGGATGCCTGA
- the grxC gene encoding glutaredoxin 3: protein MANIEIYTKATCPFCHRAKALLNSKGAAFSEIAIDGDNVKREAMIARSGRTTVPQIFIDGQHIGGCDDLHALDARGGLDPLL from the coding sequence ATGGCTAACATTGAGATCTACACCAAGGCAACCTGCCCGTTCTGTCATCGCGCCAAGGCGCTGCTGAACAGCAAGGGAGCTGCGTTTAGCGAGATTGCCATCGATGGTGATAACGTCAAGCGCGAAGCAATGATTGCGCGCAGTGGGCGAACCACCGTGCCTCAGATTTTCATCGATGGCCAACATATTGGCGGCTGTGATGATTTACATGCACTTGATGCTCGCGGTGGGCTGGATCCGCTGCTGTAA
- a CDS encoding rhodanese-like domain-containing protein has product MLQEIMQFVSRHPILSLAWVGLLAAVIVMTFKSRFSKVKEIARGEATRLINKEDAVVVDTRTRDDFRRGHIANAINLTASEIKTGSFGELDKHKAQPVIVVCANGTASREPAENLSKAGFEQVYTLKDGIAGWSGENLPLARGK; this is encoded by the coding sequence ATGCTGCAAGAAATTATGCAATTTGTTAGCCGGCACCCCATACTTAGTCTGGCCTGGGTCGGTCTGCTGGCTGCCGTGATCGTCATGACCTTCAAGAGCCGTTTCTCCAAGGTTAAAGAGATCGCCCGCGGTGAAGCTACTCGCTTGATTAATAAAGAAGACGCGGTAGTGGTAGATACCCGTACCCGTGATGATTTCCGCAGAGGCCATATCGCCAACGCGATCAACCTGACGGCGAGCGAGATCAAAACCGGCAGCTTCGGCGAACTGGACAAACACAAGGCCCAGCCGGTCATCGTGGTCTGTGCCAATGGCACCGCCTCACGCGAACCCGCAGAAAACCTGAGCAAAGCCGGGTTTGAACAGGTCTATACCCTGAAAGACGGCATTGCCGGCTGGAGTGGAGAAAACCTGCCGTTGGCGCGTGGCAAGTAA
- the gpmM gene encoding 2,3-bisphosphoglycerate-independent phosphoglycerate mutase, which yields MSSKKKPMVLVILDGYGHREEQQDNAILNAKTPVMDRLWQQQPHTLIAASGLDVGLPDGQMGNSEVGHVNLGAGRIVYQDLTRLDKEIKDGDFFTNATLTSAVDKAVKAGKAVHIMGLMSPGGVHSHEEHILAMIKLAAQRGAKAVYLHAFLDGRDTPPRSAENSLKRFSDEFATLGAGRIATVIGRYYAMDRDNRWDRVQLAYDLMTQAKGEFTADNAVAALQAAYARGENDEFVKPTVIQAAGEASAEMNDGDALIFMNFRADRARQITRAFVNADFDGFPRSKVVKFGDFVMLTEYAADIKTACAYPPASLANTFGEWLMKHDKTQLRISETEKYAHVTFFYNGGVEEPFKGEDRILINSPKVATYDLQPEMSSAELTEKLLAAIHSGKYDAIICNYPNGDMVGHTGVYDAAVKAVETLDNCIAQVVEAVKAVDGQLLVTADHGNAEQMRDPATGQAHTAHTSLPVPLIYIGKAAKAVEGGKLSDIAPTMLSLMGMEIPQEMTGKPLFIVE from the coding sequence ATGTCGAGCAAGAAAAAGCCCATGGTACTGGTGATCCTGGACGGTTACGGCCACCGGGAAGAGCAACAGGACAACGCGATCCTGAACGCCAAAACGCCGGTCATGGACCGTCTGTGGCAACAACAGCCCCATACCCTGATTGCCGCTTCCGGTCTGGATGTCGGCCTGCCTGATGGCCAGATGGGTAACTCGGAAGTCGGTCACGTGAACCTCGGCGCCGGCCGCATCGTGTATCAGGACCTGACCCGTCTGGATAAAGAGATCAAAGACGGTGACTTCTTCACCAACGCAACGCTGACCAGCGCCGTCGACAAGGCCGTGAAGGCAGGCAAAGCGGTACACATCATGGGCCTGATGTCCCCTGGTGGCGTCCACAGCCATGAAGAACATATCCTGGCGATGATCAAACTGGCCGCACAGCGCGGAGCCAAAGCGGTTTACCTGCATGCCTTCCTGGATGGACGCGACACTCCACCGCGCAGTGCTGAAAATTCACTGAAACGTTTCAGTGACGAATTTGCCACGCTGGGTGCCGGGCGTATCGCCACGGTGATCGGCCGTTACTACGCGATGGATCGTGATAATCGTTGGGACCGCGTACAGCTGGCCTACGATCTGATGACCCAGGCCAAAGGCGAATTCACCGCCGACAACGCCGTGGCCGCGCTGCAGGCTGCCTATGCCCGCGGCGAAAACGACGAGTTCGTTAAACCGACCGTGATCCAGGCAGCGGGCGAAGCCAGCGCCGAAATGAACGACGGTGACGCGTTAATCTTCATGAACTTCCGTGCCGACCGTGCGCGCCAGATCACCCGCGCCTTCGTCAATGCCGATTTCGACGGCTTCCCACGTAGCAAAGTGGTCAAGTTTGGTGATTTTGTCATGCTGACCGAATACGCCGCCGACATCAAAACCGCCTGTGCCTATCCACCAGCCTCGCTGGCCAACACCTTCGGTGAGTGGCTGATGAAGCACGACAAAACCCAGCTGCGCATCTCGGAAACCGAAAAATACGCCCACGTCACCTTCTTCTATAACGGCGGTGTCGAAGAACCGTTCAAAGGTGAAGACCGTATTCTGATCAACTCGCCAAAAGTGGCCACCTACGATTTACAGCCAGAGATGAGCTCCGCCGAGCTGACCGAAAAGCTGCTGGCAGCCATCCACAGCGGTAAATATGACGCCATCATCTGTAACTACCCGAACGGCGACATGGTTGGCCACACCGGTGTCTATGATGCAGCCGTCAAAGCGGTAGAAACCCTGGATAACTGTATTGCGCAAGTCGTTGAAGCGGTGAAAGCCGTTGACGGCCAACTCTTGGTTACAGCCGATCACGGTAACGCCGAGCAAATGCGCGATCCGGCTACCGGCCAGGCGCACACTGCCCATACCAGCCTGCCAGTACCGTTGATCTACATCGGTAAAGCCGCCAAAGCGGTGGAAGGTGGCAAACTGTCCGACATCGCTCCAACCATGCTGTCACTGATGGGAATGGAAATCCCGCAAGAGATGACTGGTAAGCCGCTGTTCATCGTGGAATAA
- the envC gene encoding murein hydrolase activator EnvC, giving the protein MREKANFALSRVTRSANSGSQPLPERSAPRKLTTLCASVFFAGALLLPFTGNAAEDNKSQLKDIQQSIAEKEKAVKLQQQQRSSLQNQLKLQEKTIAQASRSLRDTQGTLDILGKDISGLNTSIAKLQKQQSTQQEILAKQLDAAFRQGQHSALQLVLSGEETQRSERMLAYFGYLNEARQQSIEQLKQTRKQLAEQKSSLVAKQGQQKSLLGEQQTQQQKLEQARIARKKTLTALEASLEKDQQRLVELRQNETRLRDQIARAEREARARAEREAREAAKVREQVKVKEQQAKKTGTSYKPSEGERSLMARTGGLGKPGGQAVWPVRGRIEHRFGEQLQGELRWKGMVISAAEGSEVKAIADGRVLLADWLQGYGLVVVVEHGKGDMSLYGYNQSALVSVGAQVRAGQPIALVGTSGGQGTPSLYFEIRRQGQAVNPQPWLGR; this is encoded by the coding sequence ATGAGGGAGAAGGCGAATTTTGCACTATCAAGGGTAACCCGAAGCGCAAACTCAGGCAGCCAACCGCTGCCTGAACGCTCCGCGCCACGGAAGTTAACCACACTCTGCGCCAGCGTGTTTTTCGCTGGCGCATTGCTGTTGCCATTCACCGGCAACGCCGCGGAAGATAACAAATCCCAGCTCAAAGACATTCAGCAGAGCATCGCCGAAAAAGAAAAAGCGGTTAAACTGCAGCAACAACAGCGCAGTTCGCTGCAAAATCAGCTCAAACTCCAGGAAAAGACCATCGCGCAAGCCAGCCGTTCGCTGCGTGATACCCAAGGTACGCTCGACATACTGGGCAAAGACATTTCCGGGCTGAACACCTCCATCGCCAAGCTACAAAAACAGCAGTCCACTCAGCAGGAAATCCTCGCCAAACAGCTCGATGCCGCCTTCCGCCAAGGGCAACACAGCGCCTTGCAGTTGGTGCTCAGCGGTGAAGAAACCCAGCGCAGTGAACGCATGCTGGCCTATTTTGGCTATCTGAACGAAGCGCGCCAGCAGTCCATTGAACAGCTCAAGCAGACCCGTAAGCAATTGGCAGAGCAAAAGAGCTCGCTGGTGGCCAAACAGGGTCAGCAGAAATCCTTGCTTGGCGAGCAACAAACCCAGCAGCAAAAGCTGGAACAGGCACGCATCGCCCGTAAAAAAACCCTGACCGCGTTAGAAGCCTCGTTGGAAAAAGATCAGCAGCGGCTGGTGGAACTGCGCCAGAACGAAACCCGTCTTCGCGATCAGATCGCCCGTGCCGAACGTGAAGCCCGCGCCCGAGCCGAACGCGAAGCGCGTGAAGCGGCCAAGGTGCGTGAGCAGGTCAAAGTCAAAGAGCAGCAGGCGAAGAAAACCGGCACCAGCTATAAGCCGAGCGAAGGTGAGCGTTCACTGATGGCGCGAACCGGCGGTTTAGGCAAGCCTGGGGGGCAAGCCGTATGGCCAGTGCGTGGCCGCATCGAACATCGCTTTGGCGAGCAACTGCAAGGCGAGTTACGCTGGAAAGGCATGGTGATCTCCGCAGCCGAAGGCAGCGAAGTGAAAGCCATTGCCGATGGCCGCGTGCTGCTGGCCGACTGGCTGCAAGGCTATGGCCTGGTGGTCGTGGTCGAACACGGTAAGGGCGATATGAGCCTGTATGGCTACAACCAGAGCGCTTTGGTTAGCGTCGGGGCGCAGGTGCGTGCCGGTCAGCCTATCGCCCTTGTCGGTACCAGCGGTGGTCAGGGAACGCCATCGCTCTATTTCGAAATCCGTCGCCAGGGTCAGGCCGTTAACCCACAGCCGTGGTTGGGAAGATAG